CAGGTGATTGATGTGTTTAATTTGTTGGTCCCGTGCCCTGCGCTATTTATCTCTGGCGGCGCCGGGGGCATGTCTATGGATGATGCCGTCGCCACGCGCGATATCATCGCCAATGGGATTGCCGTCTTTGCGGAAGAAAATCATCTGGCGGTTGTGGATGGTGGCACGGACAGCGGCGTCATGTCCATGATTGGGCAGGTACGGCGAGAGCGTCGCTATCGGTTCCCCCTGATTGGCGTCGCGCCAATTGGCCGCGTACGCTTTCCTGGCAGAGAATTCAATGATACCGATGCGGAATTGCACGAAGGTCACTCTCACTTTGTACTGGTCGAAGGCAATAGCTGGGGTGATGAATCCGCAATGCTGGTCGATATGGTGCGCAAACTTTCAAGAGGGAAGCCCGCAATGGGTATCCTCATCAATGGCGGCCACATCGCGGAAAAAGATGTCTACATGGCGACGACCAGGGGCGACGACAGTATCCCTATGGTGATCCTGGAAGGGAGTGGCCGTAAAGCAGATGAAATTGCGACCGCTGTCGCTACAGGCGAGACAGATAGCAAAGTTATCAAGGCCATTATCAATGGCGGGCGCATCACCGTGACCAACATCAAAGCCGGGGTAGAATCCTTACGCTTGCAGCTCGCAGCGCATTTTCTCTCTCCAGAAGCGCTGGAAGACAGCGCAGCCCGCTTATCATCCGCTCCGGCAGAAGATGATGACGGACAATTCCCATCACAACCCCCTAATCAACAAAGCCGCAGCCAACTGGACGGATCTGGCTAATTTGAGCGTGCCATGATAGATGCCCATGAGAGGCGCTTAAAATCACTGGCATGTTGAGCCGTCTCATGCCAATATTGGTGTGTTTGGTTCATCATGAGGAGGTGTTTCCTATGCGTCAAATGCGTCTGCGCCGAATGATCTTCGCCTTATTGCTGATGATTATGGTGGCGGGTTTGGCGCTGCCCGTGATGGCTCAGGATGAGCCGACGCTCGACCCGACACAAATCGCTGACATCATGGAACGGCTGGATGCCTCAGAAAACCGGACCTTTAATTTATTGGGCATCTTCGAGGCCATTGGTCAGGCGATTACAGTTGGCAGTATCCTGGTGACGGTACTGGGTGTGCTGGCTGGTTTTGCGGGCGTTTCTCAAATTGTGAGTGCGCGGCGTGAACTGACCGAAAGCAGCGAACAACTCAAAGCTGAGGCGGCTGAATTACGCCAGCGTTTTAATGATGAAATCCGTATGAAAGAGGCTCAGTTTGATGCGCTGCGGGCCCAGTTAGCATCGACCATGCAGCAAGAGCGCAAATCGACAAGCCGCGCTTTGCTGGCGAATGCCCTTATCCCCTTGGGAGAGCGCCAGTACAAAGCGGGCGACTACACCGGTTCCATGAACACTTATAAACGCGCCCTGGAATTGGATTCTGATAATCCGGTCGTGCATCAGCGGCTCGCCTATGTTTATACGCAGCGTGGCGATTTGCAAGCGGCTGAGGAGCATTACAATATGGCGATCCAGCAAGAAGAATCCTTTGCGCCTGCGCTGGCTGGCCTTGGCTTCGTCTATCGCCGTATGGCAGAAGAAATGCCGGAAGGTATCCAGCGAGATCGTCAGATGCTCAAAGCAGAGGACATACTGCTGCAAGCGCTGGAAATTTCGCCGCGCCTGGTCGATGACGATGGAGAGAGCTGGTGGGGCGTCCTCGGCGGGTTGTATAAGCGCCAGAATAACATCGACAAAGCCATTGAAGCCTATGAACGGGCTACAGAGATTACGCCACAATCATCCTATGGCATGGGGAACCTCGCCCTGCTGTATATGCGTAAAAAAGATAAGAAGAAAATGCTGGATACGTATGAACGTGTCGAGCGTATTGCTGTGAAAGAAGCCGATCAGGAGCAGGGGAACTTCTGGGGATATGCCGACTTAGTCGTTTCTCGTTATGCCCTGGGCAAAGTCGTAGAGGCTGAGCAGGCACTCCCTGTTGCTATTTCGATCGCACCAGCGGATTCACCTTATATGCTCTCCAGTCTGGCGGATACCTTACGGGATTTACTGGACGTGCTTGACGAAGAAGACCTGCCGCCTGTCCGCGCTGCAATTGCCACGCTGGAATTGGAGCAGGAACGGCGCGAGACTTTGAAAAACGGTACCGCATCCAATGCCGAAGATGAACTGCCGGAAGAGGATGCTTGAATTTTTAGGGCGCCACAAAGCCCACCAGGGCGATCTATAAAGGGGGACACACCATGAAGCTGCTGGACGGAAAGCGTATTTTGATCGTCCTGTGCCTGCTGTTAGCTGCTATGACATTAAGCCTACAGACAGCCTTCGCACAGGATGAAGCAACACCCGCATCAACCCTTTCATCAGAAGATGCTATTGCAACCATTGAAGCGCTGCAGGATGAAATTGAAGACCTCGCGCAACAGGTTGAGTTGGATTCTGAAGTGATCGACATCCGAGCGGAAAGCCTGGATACCAGCTTTAATACCCTGGAAGCTATCATCAGCGCCCTGAGCTTTGGCGGGCTTTTGTTCGGCGCATTGAGCGCGATTTTCGCTTTTTTGGGGTTTCGTAATTTGTCGGATCGCGTCGCACAGGTGGATGAAGTCAAAAAGCAGGTTGATGCAGCCAGCCTGGAAGTCCATACGTCGAAGACGCAGGCCGAGCAACTTCGTGGCGAATTGGAAGAGATACGCGATGAAGCGAAAGCTCAGGTGGCACAGATCAGCCAGAATCGCAAGAACGTCCAGCTAACCAGTACACTGCAATACGTGGCCCAAAATCAGTATGAGACGGGTGATCTCGAAGGTGCGCTTGAGTTATATGATCGTATGCTCGAAATCGACCCGGAGAATCTGTGGGCGCTCTATATGAAGGGCTACATTCTCACCAAGACGATGGAGCTAGACAGGGCTGCGGATGTCTTGCAGAAGGCGCTGTCCATTGACAGCGAATTTTATTATGCCCTGGCCGCGCGCGGTTTTGTGAAGCGCCGCCGTGGGGATGAGTACGACGAAGAGATGAAAACGCTCGATCCGTCCACGTCTGCTTACCAGGACGCACAGCAAGCACGTGATGACCTCTACAAAGAAGCCAGTGCAGACCTTGACCGCGCGTTGGGCTTCGTCGAGAAGCTGGTTGACGCGGATGGCGAAAGCTGGCGCGGTGCCCTGGGTGGTTTGTATAAGCGCCAGGGGAATTTACAAAAAGCACTGAACAACTACCGCTTGGCGGCGGCTGTGACGCCCAATTCCTCCTATCCGATCATCAATCGCGCCATTTTGGAACTCAAGCAGGGCGATGAGAATTATGTAAAGAGCTTCATCCGTGTGTTGAAAATTGCCGATAGCGAAATCATCGCTAACCCAGATGACTACTGGCCTTATGGTGATATTGTGATTGCGCGGCTGATTTTAGATGAGGCGGATAAAGCCGCTGAATGTTTTGAGGAGATGGAGCAGCTTATTCCTGAGACGGTGACGGACGTTCTGCCGCGCATCTGGGATACCTTGACGGAGGCAGCGGTAGATCTGCGTCACATGGGTAAAGAGACGGAAGCCGCTGGCATTGATGCGTTTGTTGCTCAGCGGCTCCCTCAAATAGGTGATGCGAGTTAGAAGCTCTACAGGCCGTAAATGCCGCCGAATTTTTCTGTCAGATATTGAATATAGCTATCCGATTGGATGCCTTCACCCGTGATGCGGCGGGTTAATTCATCGCCAGTATACTTACGTCCGTGTTGATGAATGTTCTGGTTAAGCCATGTCAGCAGGGTGTTGAACTGGCCGTTGGCGATTTCATCTGGGATGCTGGGGTGGGCCTTAAGTGCCTCATTGTAATATTGCACAGAGAGCAAGTTACCCAGCGCATAGGTTGCAAAGTAGCCGAACAGCCCGCCGGACCAGTGCACATCCTGTAATACACCAAGTGCATCATCGGGCGGTGTCATACCGAAGAACGCATTGAATTTATCGTTCCAGGCGTCACGGACATCCGCTACTTTGATTGCCCCGGTGAGCAAGTCCTGTTCCAGTTCAAAGCGCAGGATGATATGCAGGTTGTAGGTGGCTTCATCAGCTTCTACACGGATGAAGCTGCGTTCGACCTTGTTGACGGCTTTGTAAAAGTCATCCAGTGAAACATCGTTGAGCTGCGGGAAGGTTTCTTGCAGCTTAGGGAGTGCCCATGACCAGAAGCCTTTGCTGCGCCCGACGATATTCTCCCACATCCGGGATTGTGATTCATGTACGCCCAGGCTGGTACCCTCTGCCAGGGGCGTACCTTCCAGGTTTTGGCCGATGCCCTGGTTATACATGCCGTGGCCGGATTCGTGCATCATGCCGAAGAGCGCCGGGTTGAGCCAATTATCGTTGAAGCGCGTCGTAATACGCACATCATTGACGCTGAAGCTGGTGCAGAAGGGATGAACCGCCTGCGCCTGGGCCCCACGTTCAAAATCAAATCCATACGCTTTGACGACTTCCAGGGCAAAATCGCGCTGCTTGTCTCGGTCGAAGGGTTGTTTGAGCATGCTATCATCAACGGGGGTTGCCTCGCTGATCGCGCTGATGAGATCAACCAGCTTGGGGCGCTGTGCGTCGAAGATATCGCGTACCTGGGCTGTCGTCATGCCGCGTTCATACTGGCCGAGCAGTGCATCGTATGGGTGATCTTCATAGCCGATTAAATCCGCTTGCTTCTGCATCATGCCGATGATGCGTTCCAGCGCGGGTAAGAATGCCTTAAAGTCTTTATCCTGGCGCGCCTTAGCCCATGTTGCGTGGGCCAGAGAGGTCTCTCTGGAGAGATCAGCGACGAAGTCTGACGGTAGTTTCGTGGCTTCTGCATAATCTTCCTGCACGACGCGCACCATGCTGGCTGCGTCGGAATCATAATCTTCTGATGTGACTTCTTCCGCAGCGGCATTGAGCAGTTCGCTTGTTTTGCCACTGGTGAACATCTCATGGCCGATCTTGGAAAGCGTACTCAGTTGCTGCGCACGAGAAGCAGCGCCCCCTGGTGGCATAGCGGTTTCCTGATCATAGGAGAGCAGTGCCGCAGCGTTACGGATGTTGCTGATTTCCTTCAGATGCGCCAGCAGCGCCTCATAATGAGCACCCATATGAAAATCCTTAAATGTTTGAACAAACACAACAGCCAGATTATAAGCATCCAAGGTGCGTTTTACCACGCACCATTGCCTCAGATACTGTTGCGTGGCGTGCCTTATTAATTGGTGCGCGCCTGGTTCACACTGTCATGCTTCTGGAACAGCGTGTAAAAGCGCTTGAGCAGATAACGATATTTGGTGCCATGAGCAACCAAAACCATCGCCAGATCAAAGAGCAGGGCCAGTAACAGGATTACCCACCAATGCTGGTCCCAGTTCAACGGGCTGAACTCGAACAGGTTCGGCACGGCATACATTGCCAGAATCGTCAGGGTTGTCAGAGTCAACATGACAAGTACAACGCCCTTTTTCTCGATGAATGTCCGCGGATGATAAAAATCAATGCCCTGTACATTCATGATGGTCAACGAGCCGAAGAAGCACAGGAACAGCGTGACGGCACTCCGTACCAGGATGAGGTCCCCGCCTGAAATGAGGAAGACGGGCACATACAGCACCGCCAGCAAAATGGCCCCGATGAAGCCGGTTGTGATGATGTAGTCAAGCACATCATCGCGGAAGTTAGACATGAATTTAGGCCGCCATAGCCCGAATGCGATCAGGGTGGCGGGCATATTCACTGTGCCGAATGTGGCCCAGCTAATCTGAACAGGCGTCAGCGGGAAGGGCAGCGCCATAAAGCCCACGAACAGGAAGAAGGCCACGTTATAGATATTCTTGACGAGGAAGATCTTCATCGTGCCGAAGATCGTCTGAGTGGTCTCCTTACCTTCTGTAAAGGCATGTGGCAGGGTGGACATCGCGTTGTTGAGCAGCACAATATCTGCGACATCTTTGCTGATTTGTGTGCCGTCATTCATCACGATAGCGAGTTGTGCTTGCTTAAGCGCGGGGACATCATTGACGCCATCACCGACCATCGCGACATATTCACCCTGGGCTTGCAGCGCTTTCACGATGCGGCGTTTGGTCTCTGGCTCAATCCGCCCGAATACATCCGCTTCTTTAACGACGCCTTCTAGTTCGGCGTCGCTCATCGCTTCTAGCTGAGCGCCTGTATAGGCTTTTTCCGTATTCATGCCGGATTCGCGTGCAACGGCGCGAACCGTCTCGATACTATCGCCACTAACGACCTTGAGCCTCAAATTCTCCTTGCGGAAGGCGTTAAGCGTCTCCTGAATATCGCTGCGAATCTGGTCACTGAGGACGATGAGGGCGATCGGGTTGCATTGCGAGGAAATTTGTTCTTTATCGGTGACGAGCTCGCCTTGGACGCGCGCAAAAGCCAGCACGCGATACCCCTGCAAAGCCAGCTTGATCGAACGGCTAGCAACGCTGTCTTCACCACTGCGCTGTGGTAGGATACGCTCCGGCGCGCCCATGACGAACGTTTCTTCGCCGAAGTTAACAGCGCCCCATTTGCGGACGGAGTTAAAGGGGATTTCTTTGATTTTTTTCGGCAGGTTGCCATCCGGCGAGAAATGGCTTTCCACGTATTTTTCGACAGCGCCGGCTGTGCGGTTTAGATGGGCGAGGTTATGCAAATACTGCCATAGCTCGCGCACAATGGTGTCGTGTGAAGACCCATCCAAAGAGATAATTTGATCGACAGCCAGTTTGTTCAGGGTCAATGTGCCCGTTTTGTCGAAGCAAAGGACCGTCGCATTCGCCAGTGATTCTACAGCGTTGGTGCGCTGGATGAGCGTCTCGTATTGACGGGTGATTTTGATAGCGCCGATGGTCAGGGAGAGAATCGCCACCAGGACGAGGCCCTGCGGTACCAGGCTGGTGATGAAAACGACCGCATTGCGGACGGCATCCAGGAAGGTAAGCTGCTGCAACCACGCTGTGATGAACATCATGGGTACGAAGATAAACATGATGAACACTGTAATTTCGACGATGATGTCGATGTAAGTTTGAGTGGGGGTTTTGACGCGATTATATTGCTTGGCAATATCGGTGAGCTTATTGATATTGCTATCTTTGCCGACGCGTGTTGCTCGCATCAGGCCCGTGCCCGCGATACAGAATGAGCCGGAAAAGGCTTCGTCGCCAATCTGCTTAAAGACGGCATCACTTTCGCCTGTTAAGAGGGATTCGTCCACTTCCAGGGCATCCGCTTTGACGATGACGCCATCTACGACCAGTTTATCACCGGGTTCAATGGCGATGACGTCATCCAGCACAACCTCATGCATGGAAATCACGCTGCGGTCGCCGCCCCGGATGACAGATACTTGCTGCTCGCCTAAGGTTGCTAATTGGTCCAGCTTGCGCTTGGCGTTAATTTCCTGGATCATCCCCAGGAAGGTATTCGTCACGACGCTGAAACCGGCAAAGAAGGCTGTAGCATAATCACCCATCACGATGACGATGACTAACAGGGTGCCGAGGACGATATTGAACAGATTCAGCAGATTATCGCGGACGATATCCCAATATGTCCGGCTGACACGTGCTTTATAACGATTTGTTTGCCCCTGAGCGATACGAGATTGTACATCAGCTGAGGATAGGCCTGTGAGTGGTTGATCTTTGGATGTAGTTGGCGAAGATACGGCGGTTTGCGTCATATTTGTCTTATTCTATGATGCCTGTCGACGAGTTAATTTGTCGGTTCATTCTAAAATACAAGTATACCAGTGAACCAGATGAATCGCTTTCCATGGTCCCATACGTTCCGGGGATGCACAGGGTTGTAATTTGTCGCTATATGGTTGCCCTCTGTAACGGCCCGATCGCTGCTGTGCGATGAGGTGATCGCGATTTGATAAGCTTAACTTTGTTTATATCGTCGATTGAATCCGCATGATGCCCAGGCTGAGGCTTGGCAGTATGGGGCGTAGACGAGTAACCTTATCTGTTGAACGCGGCGAAGGCTGTTTTCAGTGTGATGAGCATACACGACAGGTTATCAGGACTGCATATATGGATGTACGCTTTCGCTTTTTTTTGATTGCATTGATGGGGCTGTTAGTGGCAGTGGTCTGGACGTTCCCGCGTTGGTACCCGCTGCTCAATGAGGAGACGATTGCAGAGAGCTTCCCGGGTTTGGAAATTGAGGCACAGGCGAGCTTCCTGGCATTGCCACAGGCGGTTCAGAATGCCCTGCTGTTGATGCGCAACGGCGACGAAGACCTGGAATTAGAGCCGCGCCCTGAGCTGGCGCTCGCACTGGTACGGGCGCGTTTGTTACAAGATGATGTTGTCTCTGAGCAGTCGCTCAATGGGGCATTGGAGCCGCCGAGCGAGACAGCCCTGCGTGATGGTAGCTTCCGTACGTTGGACCCGCTGCGGCAGGCCGAAGGCGAAGTCACCGTTTATCAACGTGCCGATTTAAGCCGTGTGCTGGTTATTGGTGAAGATTTCCGCGCAATGCGTGCGCCCGATGTACACGTCATCCTTACAAACAATCCCGATCCATTGGATGCTATCGGTGTTGGTGGGGATTATATAGACCTGGGCGAACTTAAGGGCAATGTGGGATGGCAAACGTATGAAATCCCGGAAAATGTTGATTTCAGCGTTTACCCTATCCTGGTGCTGTATTCTGTTGAATATGATTATGTCATCAGCACGGCCACTTTGAGCTAACAATCCCCATTAGCGTGTTTTGATGTCCATAGAAGACATCATCTGCCGCAGCAGCGAGAGATTCGGTGTAAAGTCCGCATCACTGAGGGTATCTATCACTGCTGCGGTATCTGTCACGGGCTCGTCAAAGGCTGTGCTGCTGACGGGGAAGAGGCCCTGAATATAAAACTCGCCGTCATTGGTCGTACCCTGGAAGACATAGAGCAAGTCCCGGCTGTGGACAGCTGTCCCTTCTTCGACCATCGCCGCGAGATACATCACCCCATTCCCACTACGAAAACGAATATATGCTATGCCATTTAATGGCGCTTGCAGGGCGCTCTCGAACATAGGTAGTTCCAGGGTGGGGAGTGGCTCTGGCTTGGTGAGCAGGATATTTTTGAGTTCGTTGATGGTGGCGACAGCGGTATCGTTACGAGCTAGCTGGATATCGGCCACGCGGTAGATGCGCATAATTGGCGGGTGATCAAAGTCAATCACCGGGTAGTTGACGAGGGACATTTCCAGGTAGCGCGGCATCTTACGCTCTGGTGCCGGGTTGAGCACATTCAACTCGATGTCTTCCGCCAGAGCGACGGGGTAATCCAGGGTGAGCGCATCGCCATAGGTATAGCGCTGCGTCGAGACGACCATTGGCGGCGGTGTCGCGCTGGTATAAAGCGAAGCCATCATGCGATCATAAATCTCAATATCGGGCGAAAGGGTCGCCTGGGAGAGCGTATCCCTCAGGGCTTGCAATTGTTCCTCAAGTTGCTCGTCGGCATCGGGTGCCTCTGGGTCATAATCGGGTGCCTCCGCTGGCAAAAGGTCCGCCGGGAGTGGCAGCAAAGCCTGAACATAGGTGGTGCTATCCGCATTCAATCCCTGGAAGAGATAATATGCAAAAGCATGATTTGTCTGCGTCGGCGGTAAGGGATCGTCACGCTCTGGCGAGAGCACGATCAGAGCACGAATGCCCGTGCCGTCCAGGAAGTCGACATACGCGATCTGCGTCACAATATCCATTGTGACGGGCAGGCGCGGCAGAAGCAGCAGGTCCGTCTCGGTTGGGCGGTTATCGAGCGTATTGCGCAAAGCATCGAGGATGCTATTAGCCCCTGGGATGATGGTACGAATCGCGGCGGCATTATAAGCGGTGATGGTTGGCAGTGTGCCGGGGTAAGGGTAGCCTTCCAGGACGAACTGCTGCCCATTCGGCGCGTTAAATTCCGGGGATTCATCATCAGGGAGGGCCTGTATCGTGGCGCTCTGGACGCTGCTGGCTAAGCTGGCGGGTACACTCAGCCGTAGATTGCCCTGTTCCGCTTCGATTGTGACGTCTGGCTCCAGCCAGTAGGTATTTTCATCAAAACTCTCTACAGCCCAACCGCGTGTTGCCTGCCATTCAACCTGCCACCACGTATAGCCATCAC
The Phototrophicus methaneseepsis DNA segment above includes these coding regions:
- a CDS encoding tetratricopeptide repeat protein produces the protein MRQMRLRRMIFALLLMIMVAGLALPVMAQDEPTLDPTQIADIMERLDASENRTFNLLGIFEAIGQAITVGSILVTVLGVLAGFAGVSQIVSARRELTESSEQLKAEAAELRQRFNDEIRMKEAQFDALRAQLASTMQQERKSTSRALLANALIPLGERQYKAGDYTGSMNTYKRALELDSDNPVVHQRLAYVYTQRGDLQAAEEHYNMAIQQEESFAPALAGLGFVYRRMAEEMPEGIQRDRQMLKAEDILLQALEISPRLVDDDGESWWGVLGGLYKRQNNIDKAIEAYERATEITPQSSYGMGNLALLYMRKKDKKKMLDTYERVERIAVKEADQEQGNFWGYADLVVSRYALGKVVEAEQALPVAISIAPADSPYMLSSLADTLRDLLDVLDEEDLPPVRAAIATLELEQERRETLKNGTASNAEDELPEEDA
- a CDS encoding carboxypeptidase M32, which encodes MGAHYEALLAHLKEISNIRNAAALLSYDQETAMPPGGAASRAQQLSTLSKIGHEMFTSGKTSELLNAAAEEVTSEDYDSDAASMVRVVQEDYAEATKLPSDFVADLSRETSLAHATWAKARQDKDFKAFLPALERIIGMMQKQADLIGYEDHPYDALLGQYERGMTTAQVRDIFDAQRPKLVDLISAISEATPVDDSMLKQPFDRDKQRDFALEVVKAYGFDFERGAQAQAVHPFCTSFSVNDVRITTRFNDNWLNPALFGMMHESGHGMYNQGIGQNLEGTPLAEGTSLGVHESQSRMWENIVGRSKGFWSWALPKLQETFPQLNDVSLDDFYKAVNKVERSFIRVEADEATYNLHIILRFELEQDLLTGAIKVADVRDAWNDKFNAFFGMTPPDDALGVLQDVHWSGGLFGYFATYALGNLLSVQYYNEALKAHPSIPDEIANGQFNTLLTWLNQNIHQHGRKYTGDELTRRITGEGIQSDSYIQYLTEKFGGIYGL
- a CDS encoding DM13 domain-containing protein, with the protein product MDVRFRFFLIALMGLLVAVVWTFPRWYPLLNEETIAESFPGLEIEAQASFLALPQAVQNALLLMRNGDEDLELEPRPELALALVRARLLQDDVVSEQSLNGALEPPSETALRDGSFRTLDPLRQAEGEVTVYQRADLSRVLVIGEDFRAMRAPDVHVILTNNPDPLDAIGVGGDYIDLGELKGNVGWQTYEIPENVDFSVYPILVLYSVEYDYVISTATLS
- a CDS encoding HAD-IC family P-type ATPase; this encodes MTQTAVSSPTTSKDQPLTGLSSADVQSRIAQGQTNRYKARVSRTYWDIVRDNLLNLFNIVLGTLLVIVIVMGDYATAFFAGFSVVTNTFLGMIQEINAKRKLDQLATLGEQQVSVIRGGDRSVISMHEVVLDDVIAIEPGDKLVVDGVIVKADALEVDESLLTGESDAVFKQIGDEAFSGSFCIAGTGLMRATRVGKDSNINKLTDIAKQYNRVKTPTQTYIDIIVEITVFIMFIFVPMMFITAWLQQLTFLDAVRNAVVFITSLVPQGLVLVAILSLTIGAIKITRQYETLIQRTNAVESLANATVLCFDKTGTLTLNKLAVDQIISLDGSSHDTIVRELWQYLHNLAHLNRTAGAVEKYVESHFSPDGNLPKKIKEIPFNSVRKWGAVNFGEETFVMGAPERILPQRSGEDSVASRSIKLALQGYRVLAFARVQGELVTDKEQISSQCNPIALIVLSDQIRSDIQETLNAFRKENLRLKVVSGDSIETVRAVARESGMNTEKAYTGAQLEAMSDAELEGVVKEADVFGRIEPETKRRIVKALQAQGEYVAMVGDGVNDVPALKQAQLAIVMNDGTQISKDVADIVLLNNAMSTLPHAFTEGKETTQTIFGTMKIFLVKNIYNVAFFLFVGFMALPFPLTPVQISWATFGTVNMPATLIAFGLWRPKFMSNFRDDVLDYIITTGFIGAILLAVLYVPVFLISGGDLILVRSAVTLFLCFFGSLTIMNVQGIDFYHPRTFIEKKGVVLVMLTLTTLTILAMYAVPNLFEFSPLNWDQHWWVILLLALLFDLAMVLVAHGTKYRYLLKRFYTLFQKHDSVNQARTN
- a CDS encoding tetratricopeptide repeat protein, translating into MKLLDGKRILIVLCLLLAAMTLSLQTAFAQDEATPASTLSSEDAIATIEALQDEIEDLAQQVELDSEVIDIRAESLDTSFNTLEAIISALSFGGLLFGALSAIFAFLGFRNLSDRVAQVDEVKKQVDAASLEVHTSKTQAEQLRGELEEIRDEAKAQVAQISQNRKNVQLTSTLQYVAQNQYETGDLEGALELYDRMLEIDPENLWALYMKGYILTKTMELDRAADVLQKALSIDSEFYYALAARGFVKRRRGDEYDEEMKTLDPSTSAYQDAQQARDDLYKEASADLDRALGFVEKLVDADGESWRGALGGLYKRQGNLQKALNNYRLAAAVTPNSSYPIINRAILELKQGDENYVKSFIRVLKIADSEIIANPDDYWPYGDIVIARLILDEADKAAECFEEMEQLIPETVTDVLPRIWDTLTEAAVDLRHMGKETEAAGIDAFVAQRLPQIGDAS